In Myxococcales bacterium, the following proteins share a genomic window:
- a CDS encoding protein kinase, producing MKSSFGRMLPPRRREQRDSAAVSTNPRENEVKKGSACLAEAEPVRVIERIPVKAEHRVAARDIKQEAIPVPEHLALEPELARGGMGRIHPALDRNLLRPVALKRLDRQLAEDRFYRDGFVAEAQITGQLEHPNIVPVHELGISKKGVPYFTMKLVQGKHLGAWLRDPSRPPGSTERLQEGLEIFLKVCDAVAYAHHRGVIHRDLKPENVMIGDFGQVYLMDWGLARLSKSRPASKDKSAMEAHGPVGTADYLAPEQARGNPQEMDERSDVFGLGALLYEIVSGRTPYGMLKKQAEILARAEAGEVVPIETATVGLAVSKRLCSIVDRAVAAEPAKRFQTVLELQEDVRRFLRGGLYLPQRVFEPRSLIVREGDEGDAAYMIVSGRCRVFRETPEGEQTLGTMDAGDVFGEMALLLDEPRAASVEAENQVTVLVLDKRTLNEGLGIEGWSSKLVRALAERFRSLEQQVRDSGVARG from the coding sequence GTGAAGTCGTCGTTCGGGCGTATGCTGCCGCCCAGGCGGCGCGAACAGAGAGACTCGGCTGCAGTCAGCACCAACCCCAGGGAGAACGAAGTGAAGAAGGGCAGCGCATGCCTGGCGGAGGCGGAGCCCGTCAGGGTGATCGAGAGGATCCCCGTGAAGGCCGAACACCGCGTGGCGGCGCGGGACATCAAACAAGAAGCCATTCCGGTGCCGGAGCACCTGGCGCTCGAGCCGGAGCTTGCCCGCGGAGGCATGGGGCGCATCCACCCTGCGCTGGATCGGAATCTGCTTCGCCCCGTCGCGCTCAAGCGCCTGGATCGTCAGCTCGCCGAGGATCGCTTCTATCGCGACGGCTTCGTGGCCGAGGCACAGATCACCGGGCAGCTCGAGCATCCGAACATCGTGCCGGTCCACGAGCTGGGGATCAGCAAGAAGGGAGTGCCCTACTTCACGATGAAACTGGTCCAGGGGAAGCATCTGGGAGCCTGGCTCCGGGACCCCTCGCGTCCTCCCGGTTCCACCGAGAGGCTGCAAGAGGGTTTGGAGATCTTCCTGAAGGTCTGTGATGCCGTGGCCTACGCGCATCATCGCGGCGTCATTCATCGCGATCTGAAGCCCGAGAACGTGATGATCGGCGACTTCGGGCAGGTCTACCTGATGGACTGGGGTCTCGCGCGACTCTCGAAGAGCCGCCCGGCATCCAAGGACAAGTCCGCGATGGAGGCGCACGGGCCCGTCGGCACCGCCGACTATCTTGCACCCGAGCAGGCCCGCGGCAACCCGCAGGAAATGGACGAGCGAAGCGACGTGTTCGGTCTGGGTGCGCTGCTCTACGAGATCGTCAGCGGGCGGACGCCCTACGGCATGCTGAAGAAACAAGCGGAAATCCTCGCGCGCGCCGAGGCGGGCGAGGTCGTGCCGATCGAGACCGCGACCGTGGGTCTGGCGGTGTCCAAGCGATTGTGTTCGATCGTCGACCGCGCCGTCGCAGCTGAGCCGGCCAAGCGGTTTCAGACGGTGCTCGAGCTTCAAGAGGACGTGCGGCGGTTCCTCCGCGGCGGGCTGTATCTGCCGCAGAGGGTCTTCGAACCGCGGTCGCTGATCGTGCGCGAAGGGGACGAAGGAGATGCCGCGTACATGATCGTCAGCGGTCGCTGTCGTGTGTTTCGCGAGACCCCCGAGGGCGAGCAGACGCTCGGCACGATGGATGCGGGGGACGTGTTCGGCGAGATGGCCCTACTGCTCGACGAGCCCCGCGCCGCGAGCGTGGAGGCCGAAAACCAGGTCACCGTGCTGGTGCTCGACAAACGCACCCTCAACGAAGGTCTGGGTATCGAAGGTTGGAGCAGCAAGCTGGTCCGCGCACTGGCCGAGCGCTTCCGCAGCCTGGAACAGCAAGTCAGGGATTCGGGCGTCGCGCGCGGGTGA
- a CDS encoding antibiotic biosynthesis monooxygenase, with protein sequence MIVVRFKVKCQPGKSEQAMAAFREVVEKSRPLAGVVSFDVGWDVVDSDAFVATEVFADREALGRQEALPCVQKTIALLGSIVAAAPEATLFHVASSEPHGG encoded by the coding sequence ATGATCGTCGTCCGTTTCAAGGTCAAGTGTCAGCCCGGCAAATCCGAGCAAGCGATGGCAGCGTTCCGGGAGGTCGTCGAAAAGAGCCGGCCGTTGGCGGGGGTGGTCAGCTTCGACGTTGGCTGGGATGTCGTCGACTCCGACGCCTTTGTCGCGACGGAGGTCTTCGCCGACCGCGAGGCGCTCGGACGGCAGGAGGCCTTGCCCTGTGTTCAGAAGACAATCGCTTTGCTCGGATCGATCGTCGCGGCTGCGCCGGAGGCGACCCTCTTCCACGTGGCCTCGTCCGAGCCCCACGGAGGTTGA
- a CDS encoding sigma 54-interacting transcriptional regulator produces MGLEAALATTGGPVQFWESVVDLLTDAVFLVGPDHHIIYWNRAAEALTGYSREDVVGQPCDRAIHCTVCETRCGVFEFGAMRDIPLTIQARDGRKLAILKSATTLSDADGKPMLGIEVMRDVTTWNAREAATQDARRAAELQQTLLRSVLDNGTEGIVGFGNDAAIRFVSAPAEAALGKREPDVLGRPIEQVTGVALGALARRVLVTGERLGPQRMLIERGDGPVPVLVALSPMRHAEGQDGALLYVRDLTEEERRARELEGYAYGRIISRSPNMQALFELVDHVAKSGATILLQGESGTGKELVAREIHRRSRRAAGPFHAVNCAAIAPDLLESEFFGHERGAFTGATAQKLGRFEVAHTGTIFLDEVAELPIELQAKLLRVLEEQSFERVGGTKSVAVDVRIIAATHRDLAGMVATGRFREDLYYRLRVVPLTLPPLRERRADVAILAEHFLARIAERDHAERRTLAAASLEVLLSHHWPGNVRELANVMEYAAVVARGPTIELADLPIELRSRPVELRPPASGTLAGTARESSHPDRSEVSDEKARIQAALSRTHYNAGDAARLLGMHRTTLYRKRLRHGL; encoded by the coding sequence ATGGGTTTGGAAGCAGCACTCGCTACGACCGGTGGACCCGTTCAATTCTGGGAGTCCGTGGTGGACCTGCTGACCGACGCCGTCTTTCTGGTGGGACCTGATCACCACATCATCTACTGGAATCGCGCGGCAGAGGCCCTTACGGGCTACTCGCGCGAAGATGTGGTGGGTCAGCCCTGCGACCGGGCGATCCACTGCACGGTCTGCGAAACGAGGTGTGGCGTCTTCGAGTTCGGAGCCATGCGCGACATACCGCTCACCATCCAGGCGCGTGACGGACGAAAGCTCGCGATCCTGAAGAGTGCGACGACGCTCTCTGATGCTGACGGCAAGCCGATGCTCGGCATCGAGGTCATGCGCGACGTCACGACCTGGAACGCCCGCGAGGCGGCGACTCAAGACGCCCGCCGCGCTGCGGAGCTCCAACAGACGTTGCTACGCTCCGTTCTCGACAACGGTACCGAAGGAATCGTCGGTTTCGGCAACGACGCCGCGATCCGCTTCGTTTCGGCTCCGGCCGAAGCGGCGCTTGGCAAGCGGGAGCCCGACGTTCTCGGGCGCCCCATCGAACAAGTCACGGGAGTCGCTCTGGGTGCTCTCGCTCGGCGCGTGTTGGTGACTGGCGAACGCTTGGGTCCCCAGCGCATGCTGATCGAACGTGGCGACGGTCCGGTGCCCGTGTTGGTGGCGCTGTCTCCGATGAGGCATGCGGAGGGGCAAGACGGCGCGCTTTTGTACGTGCGCGATCTCACGGAAGAAGAGCGCCGAGCCCGCGAGCTGGAGGGCTACGCCTACGGCCGCATCATCTCTCGCAGCCCCAACATGCAGGCGCTCTTCGAGCTGGTGGACCACGTCGCCAAGAGTGGCGCGACCATCTTGTTGCAGGGTGAGAGCGGCACCGGCAAAGAGTTGGTGGCCCGCGAGATCCATCGCCGCAGCCGACGCGCGGCGGGACCGTTCCACGCCGTGAACTGCGCGGCCATCGCGCCTGATCTGCTGGAGAGCGAGTTTTTTGGCCACGAGCGCGGGGCGTTCACGGGCGCTACCGCTCAAAAACTCGGACGGTTCGAGGTGGCTCATACGGGCACCATCTTCCTGGACGAGGTGGCGGAACTGCCCATCGAGCTGCAGGCGAAGCTCTTGCGGGTGCTCGAAGAACAAAGCTTCGAGCGCGTCGGCGGTACCAAATCGGTGGCTGTGGACGTCCGGATCATCGCCGCTACGCACCGAGATCTGGCCGGCATGGTGGCGACAGGCCGCTTTCGGGAGGATCTGTACTACCGCTTGCGCGTCGTTCCGCTGACTCTGCCTCCGCTGCGGGAGCGGCGCGCAGACGTTGCCATCCTGGCCGAGCACTTCTTGGCCCGCATTGCCGAACGCGATCATGCGGAGCGGCGCACTCTCGCCGCGGCGAGCCTGGAGGTTTTGTTGTCCCACCACTGGCCCGGCAACGTTCGCGAGCTCGCCAACGTGATGGAATACGCGGCCGTAGTTGCGAGAGGTCCGACGATCGAGCTCGCCGACCTGCCGATCGAGCTCCGGAGCCGTCCGGTGGAATTGCGCCCGCCCGCGTCCGGAACTCTGGCGGGCACTGCCCGAGAGAGCTCGCACCCGGATCGCTCGGAAGTCAGCGACGAAAAGGCCCGCATCCAGGCTGCGCTCAGCCGCACCCACTACAACGCCGGTGATGCAGCACGCTTGCTTGGCATGCACCGCACGACGCTCTATCGCAAGCGGTTGCGCCACGGGCTCTGA
- a CDS encoding aldo/keto reductase, whose translation MRHRKLGNTGLFVSELCLGAMTFGGKGFWEVVGKLGGSEAEALVGTSLDAGVNFIDTADVYSEGESEKLVGAALASLKRPREQVVVASKCRGRTGPGPNQVGLSRAHIMAAVDASLERLQLDYIDLYQIHGVDLETPIEETVRALDDVVRSGKVRYVGFCNLPAWLAMKALAHADAHEHARFVSAQMYYSIAGRDIEREVVPLCQDQGLALLPWSPLAGGLLSGKFDPDKPGPEGARRTTFDFPPVDNARLPGVLTELRRVARDSDCSVARVALAWVLSKPFVTSVIIGAKTREQLADNLAAADVELTPEQLLALDEVSALPSEYPGWMIPFQNRDRRPATR comes from the coding sequence ATGCGCCATCGAAAGCTCGGGAATACCGGTCTCTTCGTCTCCGAGCTCTGTCTCGGAGCCATGACCTTCGGAGGCAAGGGATTTTGGGAGGTCGTCGGCAAGCTCGGCGGGTCCGAAGCCGAGGCGTTGGTCGGCACGTCGCTCGACGCGGGCGTGAACTTCATCGACACGGCGGACGTATACTCCGAGGGCGAGTCCGAGAAGCTCGTCGGCGCGGCGCTGGCTTCGCTGAAGCGTCCGCGTGAGCAGGTCGTCGTCGCCAGCAAGTGCCGCGGTCGCACCGGGCCGGGTCCGAATCAGGTCGGGCTTTCCCGCGCGCACATCATGGCTGCGGTAGACGCGAGCCTGGAACGCTTGCAGCTCGACTACATCGATCTCTACCAGATCCACGGAGTCGATCTGGAGACTCCCATCGAGGAGACGGTGCGAGCCCTCGACGACGTCGTGCGCTCGGGAAAGGTGCGCTACGTTGGGTTCTGCAACCTGCCGGCGTGGTTGGCGATGAAGGCGTTGGCTCATGCCGACGCGCACGAACACGCCCGCTTCGTGAGCGCGCAGATGTACTACTCCATCGCGGGGCGCGACATCGAGCGTGAGGTGGTGCCGCTGTGCCAGGATCAGGGGCTCGCGCTCTTGCCCTGGAGCCCGCTCGCCGGCGGGCTGCTCTCGGGCAAATTCGATCCCGACAAACCCGGGCCCGAAGGCGCGCGCCGCACCACGTTCGACTTTCCTCCGGTGGACAACGCCAGGCTGCCCGGAGTGCTGACGGAGCTCCGGCGCGTGGCACGAGACAGCGACTGCTCGGTGGCACGGGTGGCGCTGGCGTGGGTGCTCAGCAAGCCCTTCGTCACCAGCGTGATCATCGGCGCTAAGACGCGAGAGCAACTCGCGGACAACCTGGCCGCGGCTGACGTCGAGCTCACGCCCGAGCAGCTGCTTGCGCTAGACGAGGTCAGCGCCCTGCCGTCCGAGTACCCGGGTTGGATGATCCCATTTCAGAACCGCGACCGGCGCCCGGCCACGCGCTGA
- a CDS encoding AAA family ATPase produces the protein MSADTELELLGRDSATATLRDSLARAVAGRGGVVLLSGEAGIGKTVLAESVAREATKMGARVAMGRAWEYSDAPPYFPLVPCLRSVGVELETGGAGRAPFEVWDATLSALASAASAAPVVWVIEDLHAADMQTLDVVAFLARTVRAIRVLLIVTARSEDPRLGEAAAQRLARIALDGIELRLEALERDDIAELAQRVSGRALSYRTVARLSELTGGNPLFVAECARGIRTASPAESAPEDLVLPPNLRQAVAERVSLLPEGCRRLLTMAAVLGRDFDAAVLHRMRGSSPAQTIDALEPALRAGVIDEVDAGRFRFRHVLVRDAVEEAISAEDRVAIHALAEGAIGAEEGASSEFLVERARHALAGASTRESAALALSLAARAASRLEEQGAFDRAYAMHQRMERVRKVGLAAPASPEERLELARIAREAGNHAEALRICEEVSAHARTSHDASLLGNAAWVRGADLRPGVVDGSLVALLEEALAAQPEGESTALRWRLLARLAAARQPAPDEPALLDMARHAIARARELGDAALMRDVLYFAGAVLVDTAPYAERMALASELLERALEANDVGKALRAHARLAADRVETGDFLGFDDGVERMLAISNDAGQPRHRWRPLLFASMRAQMSGRFDQSERFLVEASQLAGLTDDPALALSLVAHRMRRARLMHHDEQALMALDEYESSMRGIPHGELVVRALRLGCLARQRDTARVTLKLAELGPREATLWERGFQAWLAEAYALAGSEEQRQRAREFFAPSAASELPVSHVAITYEGPTARMLGLLDASVGEHALAERRLRRALEKAQSDGLRPWVAQLRFDLATVLVSAGRQQDAGVLFADASALARELGMDGLARRASELVPNFHRRDTSQGSHPSPPRLSLTRHGEMWQLEYIEASFMLRDSRGLWLLARLVEHAGEEMHVLVLASDEDGALVESNAGDALDPQARRRYAARLRELEGELEEARSNSDLGRVARLDAEIDALETELSRAIGLGGRSRQACSVSERARVNVQRRIKAAISRIAHVAPELGVYLRRAVRTGTYCSFRP, from the coding sequence ATGTCAGCGGATACCGAGCTCGAGCTTCTGGGTCGGGACAGCGCAACGGCGACGTTGCGTGACAGTCTGGCTCGCGCCGTTGCCGGTCGCGGCGGTGTCGTCCTGCTGTCGGGTGAGGCGGGGATTGGCAAGACCGTGCTCGCCGAATCGGTGGCTCGCGAGGCTACCAAGATGGGTGCGCGCGTGGCCATGGGGCGAGCCTGGGAGTACTCGGACGCTCCGCCCTACTTCCCGCTGGTGCCGTGCCTGCGCTCCGTCGGCGTCGAGCTCGAGACCGGCGGCGCTGGGCGCGCGCCGTTCGAGGTTTGGGACGCGACACTGTCGGCGCTCGCCTCGGCCGCCTCCGCCGCCCCGGTCGTCTGGGTCATCGAGGATCTCCATGCCGCCGACATGCAGACACTCGACGTGGTCGCGTTCCTTGCTCGCACCGTCCGGGCGATTCGGGTGCTGCTCATCGTCACCGCGCGTTCAGAGGATCCGCGTCTTGGAGAGGCCGCCGCCCAACGACTCGCGCGCATCGCACTGGACGGCATCGAACTCCGCCTCGAAGCGCTCGAACGAGACGATATCGCCGAGCTCGCGCAGCGGGTCTCGGGACGCGCCCTCTCCTACCGCACCGTCGCCCGCCTCAGTGAGCTCACCGGCGGCAATCCCTTGTTCGTGGCGGAGTGCGCTCGCGGGATCCGAACGGCGTCGCCAGCCGAGTCTGCGCCGGAGGATCTGGTGCTGCCTCCCAACCTGCGCCAGGCCGTGGCGGAGCGCGTCAGCCTGCTGCCGGAGGGGTGCCGTCGGCTGCTGACCATGGCGGCGGTGCTGGGTCGCGATTTCGATGCCGCTGTGCTGCATCGCATGCGGGGGAGTTCGCCGGCTCAGACTATCGATGCGCTCGAACCGGCGCTCCGCGCGGGCGTCATCGACGAGGTCGACGCCGGGCGTTTCCGGTTCCGCCACGTGCTCGTACGGGATGCTGTCGAGGAGGCAATCAGCGCGGAAGACCGCGTGGCGATCCATGCACTCGCGGAGGGTGCCATCGGCGCCGAAGAGGGGGCATCGTCGGAGTTTCTCGTCGAGCGCGCGCGGCACGCACTGGCTGGAGCTTCGACCCGCGAAAGCGCCGCGTTGGCGCTCAGTCTCGCCGCGAGAGCGGCAAGCCGGCTCGAAGAGCAGGGCGCGTTCGACCGGGCGTATGCCATGCATCAGCGCATGGAGCGCGTGCGCAAAGTCGGGCTCGCCGCGCCAGCCTCGCCTGAGGAGCGGCTGGAGCTTGCTCGGATCGCTCGCGAGGCTGGCAATCACGCCGAGGCGCTTCGAATTTGCGAAGAGGTCTCGGCCCACGCTCGCACCAGCCACGATGCGTCGCTCTTGGGCAACGCGGCCTGGGTTCGCGGCGCAGACCTGCGCCCAGGCGTGGTGGACGGTTCGCTCGTCGCCCTCCTCGAAGAGGCTCTGGCGGCGCAGCCGGAGGGGGAATCGACGGCGCTTCGTTGGCGGCTGCTGGCCCGCCTCGCCGCTGCGCGGCAACCCGCCCCCGATGAGCCTGCCCTCCTCGACATGGCTAGGCACGCCATCGCTCGGGCCAGGGAGCTCGGCGACGCAGCGCTCATGCGCGACGTCTTGTATTTCGCCGGCGCGGTCCTGGTCGACACCGCACCCTACGCTGAGCGCATGGCACTGGCCTCGGAGCTCCTGGAGCGCGCCCTCGAGGCGAATGACGTCGGCAAAGCGCTGCGGGCGCATGCGCGGCTGGCTGCCGATCGTGTAGAGACTGGAGATTTTTTGGGTTTCGACGACGGTGTCGAGCGCATGTTGGCCATCTCGAACGACGCGGGCCAGCCGCGTCACCGCTGGCGCCCACTTCTGTTTGCCTCGATGCGCGCGCAGATGTCGGGGCGCTTCGACCAGTCGGAGCGGTTCTTGGTGGAGGCGTCCCAGCTGGCGGGTCTCACCGATGATCCCGCTCTCGCATTGTCGCTCGTTGCTCACCGCATGCGCCGGGCGCGACTGATGCATCACGATGAACAGGCGCTGATGGCCCTCGACGAGTACGAGAGCTCGATGCGTGGGATCCCACACGGCGAGCTGGTGGTGCGTGCGCTGCGGCTCGGCTGCTTGGCCCGACAGCGCGATACGGCTCGAGTGACGTTGAAGCTCGCCGAGCTGGGACCTCGAGAGGCGACGCTGTGGGAGCGGGGATTTCAGGCCTGGCTCGCCGAGGCCTATGCCCTCGCGGGTAGCGAAGAACAAAGGCAGCGAGCCCGGGAGTTCTTCGCCCCGAGCGCCGCTTCGGAGCTACCGGTGAGCCACGTGGCCATCACCTACGAGGGCCCGACGGCGCGCATGCTGGGCCTGCTCGATGCCAGCGTCGGTGAACATGCTTTGGCGGAACGGCGGCTGCGGCGCGCGCTCGAGAAAGCGCAGTCAGATGGACTGCGCCCCTGGGTCGCGCAGCTCCGCTTCGACTTGGCAACGGTACTCGTGTCAGCTGGACGCCAGCAGGACGCTGGCGTGTTGTTCGCCGACGCATCCGCACTCGCGCGCGAGCTCGGCATGGACGGCCTGGCCAGGCGCGCGAGCGAGCTCGTTCCGAACTTTCACCGGCGAGACACCTCCCAGGGCTCCCACCCCAGTCCGCCTCGTCTCTCACTGACTCGGCATGGGGAGATGTGGCAACTCGAATACATCGAGGCATCATTCATGCTGCGCGATAGCCGTGGGCTCTGGCTCTTGGCGCGTTTGGTCGAACACGCTGGCGAAGAGATGCACGTGTTGGTGCTGGCGAGCGACGAGGATGGCGCGCTAGTCGAATCGAACGCGGGAGACGCGCTGGACCCCCAGGCCAGGAGACGATACGCGGCGCGCCTCAGGGAGCTCGAAGGCGAGCTCGAGGAGGCGAGATCGAATTCCGATCTCGGTCGCGTGGCAAGGCTGGACGCCGAGATCGACGCGCTCGAGACGGAGCTATCCCGGGCCATCGGCCTCGGGGGTCGCTCCCGCCAGGCGTGCTCGGTCAGTGAGCGAGCGCGGGTGAACGTTCAGCGGCGCATCAAGGCTGCCATCTCTCGGATCGCTCACGTGGCCCCGGAGCTGGGCGTGTACCTCCGGCGTGCGGTGCGGACCGGCACTTATTGCTCATTTCGCCCCTAA
- a CDS encoding MOP flippase family protein gives MSIGEQASAGVAWTGVGKAVAQVAGFAATLALVRVLTPEDFGLLAMVTVVTGFLAVVGELGFAAALIQREALEERHRSSVFWLNVMTGVALAALVFASAPAVARLYAEPRLSSIMRVLAIEFALAPFQMVQHALLSRDMKFRALAAAETAGVVVASAVALTMALCGFGVWALVGQTLAATVAEAIVLWLASSWRPRLIWDRAALGELLGFSGNLLAYSTISYWTSQLDDLLIGRTFGARALGLYGRAYSTMMMPVTEVGAALSRVMFPTFSKLQADPKQAKQMYLRILAVIGFVTFPVMFALAVLSAPFISVLFGEQWLGATTVLRIYCIVGASHALGSTTVWLYKAYGRTDWLLRWGIVGGTTTIAGIVLGVWLGSIESVAACYAVATVLVLGYPRFAIPGRLIGLRAWEVLRAVSGALVAASLMALGLLALGQMTTRWLSPAADFTVRAMLGGVLYLFLAQTGRVAGLLELRAAVRARLFPDGTDPS, from the coding sequence GTGTCCATCGGAGAGCAAGCGTCCGCAGGGGTGGCGTGGACGGGTGTCGGCAAGGCGGTGGCGCAAGTCGCGGGGTTCGCGGCCACACTGGCGTTGGTCCGCGTGCTCACTCCCGAAGACTTCGGGCTGCTCGCCATGGTCACGGTCGTCACCGGATTTCTGGCAGTCGTCGGCGAGCTCGGGTTCGCGGCGGCACTGATTCAGCGCGAGGCGCTGGAGGAGCGGCACCGGTCGAGCGTGTTCTGGCTGAACGTGATGACCGGCGTGGCACTTGCGGCGCTCGTGTTCGCCTCGGCGCCGGCGGTCGCGCGGCTGTACGCAGAGCCGCGGCTCTCCAGCATCATGCGGGTGCTGGCCATCGAGTTTGCGCTTGCGCCGTTTCAGATGGTTCAGCACGCGCTCCTGTCTCGGGACATGAAGTTCCGCGCCCTGGCCGCGGCTGAGACGGCCGGTGTCGTGGTCGCGAGCGCGGTCGCGTTGACCATGGCGCTGTGCGGGTTCGGCGTGTGGGCGCTGGTGGGCCAGACCTTGGCGGCCACCGTGGCGGAGGCCATCGTGCTCTGGCTCGCGAGCTCGTGGCGACCGCGCCTGATCTGGGACCGAGCCGCGCTCGGGGAGCTCCTGGGATTCAGCGGGAACCTGCTCGCGTACTCGACCATCAGCTACTGGACGTCGCAGCTCGACGACCTGCTCATCGGGCGGACGTTTGGTGCGCGGGCGCTCGGTCTCTACGGCCGAGCGTACTCCACCATGATGATGCCGGTGACGGAGGTCGGCGCCGCGCTCTCGCGGGTGATGTTTCCGACTTTCTCCAAGCTTCAGGCCGATCCGAAGCAGGCCAAACAAATGTATCTGCGGATCCTGGCGGTCATCGGCTTCGTCACCTTCCCGGTGATGTTCGCGCTCGCGGTCTTGAGCGCGCCGTTCATTTCCGTCTTGTTCGGCGAGCAGTGGCTCGGTGCAACGACGGTGCTCCGGATCTATTGCATCGTCGGCGCCTCCCACGCGCTCGGCTCGACCACGGTCTGGCTCTACAAGGCCTACGGGCGGACCGATTGGTTGCTCCGGTGGGGCATCGTCGGCGGCACGACCACGATTGCCGGCATCGTGCTCGGGGTATGGCTGGGCAGCATCGAATCGGTGGCGGCGTGTTACGCGGTCGCGACCGTGCTCGTGCTCGGGTACCCGAGGTTCGCGATCCCGGGACGACTGATCGGACTCCGGGCGTGGGAGGTGCTCCGCGCAGTGAGTGGCGCACTGGTCGCGGCGTCGCTCATGGCACTCGGCTTGTTGGCCCTCGGCCAGATGACGACGCGCTGGCTCTCCCCGGCGGCGGACTTCACTGTCCGCGCGATGCTGGGCGGTGTCCTGTACCTGTTCCTGGCGCAGACGGGCCGCGTCGCAGGGCTCCTGGAGTTGCGAGCCGCAGTGCGCGCTCGGCTCTTCCCCGACGGGACGGACCCGTCGTGA